A single genomic interval of Vibrio gallicus harbors:
- a CDS encoding inorganic phosphate transporter: MEILANYGTILLITAAAFGFMMAVGIGANDVANAMGTSVGSKALTVKQAIIIAMIFEFAGAYLAGGEVTDTIRKGVIDTSLFTAHPDLLVFGMMSALLAAGTWLLLASFMGWPVSTTHSIIGAIIGFAMVSVGSNAIDWSSVQGIVGSWVITPFISGIFAYFIFISAQKFIFDTDNPMANAKRYVPVYMFLTTLVIALVTIKKGLKHVGLHLTNGEAWAWAVAISSAVMVLGYFYIQQRFKHDQENHEHSFSGVESVFSTLMVITACAMAFAHGSNDVANAIGPLSAIVSTIENMGEIGAQSSIAWWILPLGGIGIVIGLATLGHKVMSTVGTGITELTPSRGFAAQLATASTVVLASGTGLPISTTQTLVGAVLGVGFARGIAALNLGVVRNIVVSWVVTLPAGAFLAIIFYEILLRVF, encoded by the coding sequence ATGGAAATTCTCGCTAACTACGGCACAATTCTATTAATTACTGCCGCAGCATTTGGCTTTATGATGGCCGTTGGTATTGGTGCCAACGATGTAGCAAACGCAATGGGTACCTCTGTAGGTTCAAAAGCCCTGACCGTAAAGCAAGCAATCATAATTGCAATGATCTTTGAATTCGCTGGTGCTTATTTAGCCGGTGGTGAAGTGACTGATACCATTCGTAAAGGGGTTATTGATACCTCTTTATTTACTGCCCATCCAGACCTCCTGGTATTTGGCATGATGTCGGCGCTATTAGCCGCTGGTACTTGGTTACTACTGGCCTCTTTTATGGGATGGCCAGTATCAACGACCCACTCTATCATTGGCGCTATCATTGGCTTTGCAATGGTCTCTGTTGGCTCTAATGCTATTGATTGGAGTTCAGTACAAGGCATAGTGGGTAGCTGGGTAATTACCCCTTTTATCTCGGGTATTTTTGCTTACTTTATCTTTATTAGCGCCCAGAAGTTTATCTTCGATACAGATAACCCTATGGCTAATGCCAAGCGTTATGTACCTGTTTATATGTTTCTCACCACCCTGGTTATTGCTCTAGTTACGATCAAAAAAGGTCTTAAACATGTAGGGCTACACCTAACAAACGGTGAGGCTTGGGCATGGGCAGTTGCGATTTCATCGGCAGTAATGGTGCTAGGTTATTTCTATATCCAACAGCGTTTCAAGCATGACCAAGAGAACCATGAACACAGCTTTAGCGGTGTAGAGAGTGTATTTAGCACATTAATGGTTATTACTGCTTGTGCAATGGCATTTGCACACGGTTCTAACGATGTAGCCAATGCTATCGGTCCTCTATCAGCTATCGTTTCAACCATAGAAAACATGGGTGAAATTGGCGCTCAATCAAGTATTGCATGGTGGATCCTACCTCTAGGCGGTATCGGTATTGTGATTGGTCTTGCGACTCTAGGTCACAAAGTCATGTCTACCGTAGGTACTGGGATTACAGAGTTAACCCCTAGTCGTGGCTTTGCAGCACAACTAGCCACTGCGAGTACCGTTGTTCTAGCATCAGGTACAGGGCTTCCTATCTCTACTACACAAACCTTAGTTGGTGCAGTATTGGGCGTAGGCTTTGCACGTGGTATCGCAGCCCTAAACCTAGGTGTAGTAAGGAATATTGTTGTGTCTTGGGTTGTTACCCTACCAGCTGGTGCATTTCTTGCGATTATCTTCTATGAGATCCTACTTCGAGTATTTTAG
- a CDS encoding TIGR00153 family protein, with protein MPVNTIMGLFAKSPIKPLQQHVAKVQECCSLLPQFFDAANNGEWDKATDYQQQISSLEKDADALKRQIRLHLPSGLFMAMDRRDLLDVLTQQDRVANLAKDICGRVIGRQLLVPHSMYPDFVTYVNRCLDAVGQMYSVINGLEELLETGFKGREVTLIASMIDELDRIEDDTDNMQIGLRQNLLAIEQDYSPVDVMFLYKILEWVGAIADQAQRVCARLELMIAR; from the coding sequence ATGCCAGTAAATACCATAATGGGCTTGTTTGCAAAATCTCCCATCAAGCCACTACAGCAACACGTTGCGAAAGTACAAGAATGCTGCAGTTTACTTCCACAGTTTTTCGACGCTGCGAATAACGGTGAATGGGATAAAGCCACTGATTATCAACAGCAGATATCATCTCTAGAAAAAGATGCTGACGCACTCAAACGTCAAATACGTTTGCATCTGCCAAGCGGCCTTTTTATGGCTATGGATAGAAGAGATCTATTGGATGTGCTTACTCAGCAAGACAGAGTAGCAAACCTAGCAAAAGATATTTGCGGCCGTGTAATAGGTCGTCAACTATTAGTGCCTCATAGCATGTACCCTGACTTCGTCACCTACGTGAATCGTTGTCTTGATGCTGTAGGGCAAATGTATTCAGTAATTAATGGATTAGAAGAATTACTCGAGACAGGCTTCAAAGGACGTGAAGTTACACTTATTGCATCTATGATTGATGAACTAGATCGCATTGAAGATGATACGGACAATATGCAGATTGGCTTACGCCAAAACCTACTTGCCATAGAGCAAGACTATAGTCCTGTTGATGTCATGTTTTTATACAAGATTCTCGAGTGGGTTGGTGCGATTGCAGATCAAGCTCAGCGCGTATGTGCGCGTCTTGAACTGATGATTGCTCGATAA
- a CDS encoding CYTH and CHAD domain-containing protein, with protein sequence MENEIELKFFVSPEFSDVLKQKLTQQKILQQNSKELGNTYFDTPNNWLREHDIGMRIRRFDDVYVQTVKTSGRVVAGLHQRPEYNAEHTSNTPDLKLHPEDIWPEGLSVAQLGAQLNPIFATNFTREMWLIGMDDGSQVEVALDIGEVIAGDKSSPICELELELKSGQTEALFTLARQFSEHGGVRLGNLSKAARGYRLAQGYKGSKPQPLGLVATQASDSVESCFIKSLEHALAHWLYHEQSYVESPSMECLHEISHALSFVRQTLAVFDGIIPKRASAVVRQELKWLEQEFSWLKSADYLDDLTEDRGHALRKLDARKKLVKRLSEMRDELPSQQDVLHLFQSSRYSGLILDVSRWLLSKGWQHFLDERASKRINSNIVEFSKHQLDRTWAELQSSFPVEQVLTAQDYMQEQYHLNRSLFSGICFASLYDYELRKQFRLPWADLAQGIDDLLTLETISPLVDDLEGDEQEQLRRWLYRQQASILHAMEQTRTMCLEVEAYWKD encoded by the coding sequence ATGGAAAATGAAATAGAGCTGAAATTTTTTGTATCTCCAGAATTTTCAGACGTTTTAAAGCAAAAGCTAACACAACAAAAAATCCTCCAGCAAAATAGTAAAGAACTTGGTAATACCTACTTCGATACCCCTAATAACTGGCTAAGAGAGCATGATATTGGGATGCGCATTCGACGCTTTGATGATGTATACGTTCAAACCGTAAAAACATCAGGGCGAGTGGTAGCCGGTTTACACCAAAGACCTGAGTATAATGCAGAACATACCAGTAACACCCCTGATCTAAAGCTACATCCAGAAGATATTTGGCCAGAAGGGCTATCTGTTGCTCAATTAGGTGCACAGCTTAATCCTATTTTCGCGACCAACTTTACCCGGGAAATGTGGCTAATTGGTATGGATGATGGTAGCCAAGTTGAGGTGGCTCTAGATATTGGTGAGGTTATTGCTGGCGATAAGAGCTCCCCTATATGTGAGCTTGAATTGGAATTGAAGTCAGGACAAACCGAGGCTCTATTTACCCTGGCTCGTCAGTTTAGTGAGCACGGTGGTGTTCGATTAGGAAACCTAAGTAAAGCGGCGCGTGGCTATCGCCTTGCCCAAGGCTATAAAGGAAGTAAACCACAGCCATTAGGCTTAGTTGCCACTCAAGCCAGTGATAGTGTTGAAAGCTGCTTTATTAAGTCACTGGAACATGCCTTAGCACATTGGCTTTATCATGAGCAAAGTTATGTAGAATCGCCTTCAATGGAGTGTCTGCATGAGATCAGTCACGCCTTAAGTTTTGTTAGACAGACCTTAGCTGTGTTTGACGGCATTATTCCGAAACGAGCAAGTGCAGTGGTACGGCAGGAGCTGAAGTGGTTAGAGCAAGAATTTAGTTGGCTGAAAAGTGCTGATTATCTTGATGATCTTACTGAAGATAGAGGGCATGCATTGCGCAAATTGGATGCCCGTAAAAAGCTGGTCAAGCGCCTGTCTGAGATGAGAGATGAGCTTCCCTCACAACAAGATGTATTACACCTTTTTCAGTCCTCACGTTACTCAGGCCTAATACTCGATGTAAGCCGTTGGTTATTGAGTAAGGGTTGGCAGCACTTTCTCGATGAAAGAGCTAGCAAGAGAATTAACTCAAATATTGTCGAGTTTTCAAAGCATCAATTAGACCGCACCTGGGCAGAATTACAGAGCTCATTCCCTGTCGAGCAGGTCCTTACTGCGCAGGATTATATGCAAGAGCAGTATCACCTCAATCGCAGTCTTTTTTCTGGTATCTGCTTTGCGTCCCTTTATGACTACGAGCTACGCAAACAGTTTCGCCTTCCGTGGGCAGATTTAGCGCAAGGTATTGATGATCTGTTGACTTTAGAAACGATAAGTCCATTAGTAGATGATCTTGAAGGTGATGAGCAGGAGCAGCTGCGACGTTGGCTATATAGACAACAGGCATCCATCTTACATGCGATGGAGCAAACTCGAACAATGTGCTTAGAAGTCGAAGCATATTGGAAAGATTGA
- the glnE gene encoding bifunctional [glutamate--ammonia ligase]-adenylyl-L-tyrosine phosphorylase/[glutamate--ammonia-ligase] adenylyltransferase codes for MEQQGAFEQLTQNYPQLEQQWTAEHLEQLHKVTAFSRFLTERLNADPQLIEQLPKMLSDDERSDDYRQRLKLDLAECRDEASLMRQLRLFRHRELCWVAWRDINDIGSVEHSLKHVSELAESIIFETYAWHYKECCKLWGTPTNQQGEAQEMLIIGMGKLGGGELNYSSDIDLIFAYPENGETQGVRRSIANAQFFTRLGQRIIKSLDQHTIDGFCYRVDMRLRPFGDSGPLVMSFAALEDYYQEQGRDWERYAMVKARVMGREMYPRYQELRQMLRPFVFRRYIDFSAIQSLRRMKSMITAEVRRRGLQNNIKLGSGGIREIEFIAQVFQLIRGGREPSLRGRGLLPTLDAIKEQGLLEVEEVNGLTQAYLFLRKLENLLQAEEDKQTQTLPDTPSRQLQLATVMGFESYAAMLEQLQQHTSHVHQVFEDLIGGEDEQQQGVEPVFVESWALASDQAALESIFDECKEKLTEKLPSELAQTLHHFKKELGKKTLGPRGREVLNRLMPKVLSSICNHPEGEFGLERVLSVLSKIITRTTYLELLDEHTAALEQLVRLCTASPMITELLGRYPVLLDELLDPQQLYRPIELSSYKAELRDYLTRIPEEDMEQQMEALRQFKQTCILRIAAADIAGVLPVMKVSDHLTYLAEAVVEQVINQAWFQMKAKYGEPNHLDQGKGFAVLGYGKVGGWELGYNSDLDVVFVHNCPVSSYTNGEKSIDGRQFYLRFAQRIVHLFSTRTASGVLYEVDTRLRPSGASGLMVSPIDAFDDYQQQDAWTWEHQALVRARAIYGDEALVTEFNNVRRNVLQTARDSDDLKQQVVEMREKMRDHLGGKKSQRFMLKQDQGGITDIEFLTQYWVLNFSHAYPELTVWSDNVRILASLVDAGLLDQQQATRLTSAYTLMRNEIHRRNLLDLDADVSSTKFEQERLWVSDAWRHWMMS; via the coding sequence ATGGAACAGCAGGGCGCATTTGAGCAATTAACCCAAAACTATCCTCAGCTTGAACAGCAATGGACAGCTGAACACCTGGAACAGTTGCACAAAGTAACAGCATTTAGTCGCTTCCTCACTGAACGACTAAACGCAGATCCGCAGCTTATTGAGCAACTGCCTAAGATGTTGAGTGACGATGAGCGCAGTGATGACTATCGTCAGCGATTAAAATTGGACTTAGCAGAGTGTCGTGATGAAGCGAGCCTAATGCGTCAGTTGCGATTGTTTCGTCATCGTGAGTTGTGTTGGGTTGCCTGGCGCGACATCAATGATATTGGGTCAGTTGAGCACAGTTTAAAGCATGTCTCTGAGCTAGCTGAATCCATCATCTTTGAGACCTATGCGTGGCACTATAAAGAGTGCTGTAAGCTATGGGGAACACCAACCAATCAGCAAGGTGAAGCGCAAGAGATGCTGATCATTGGGATGGGTAAGCTAGGCGGTGGTGAGCTTAATTACTCTTCAGATATTGATTTGATCTTTGCTTACCCTGAAAACGGAGAGACGCAAGGTGTGCGACGTAGCATTGCTAATGCTCAATTTTTTACTCGCCTTGGGCAGCGCATTATTAAGTCCCTCGATCAACATACAATAGATGGATTTTGTTACCGAGTAGATATGCGCTTAAGGCCGTTTGGGGACAGTGGTCCTTTAGTCATGAGCTTTGCTGCCTTAGAAGATTACTACCAAGAGCAAGGGCGTGATTGGGAGCGCTATGCGATGGTTAAAGCTAGGGTTATGGGGCGTGAAATGTACCCTAGGTATCAAGAACTTCGCCAGATGCTGCGTCCTTTTGTATTTCGTCGCTATATTGACTTTAGCGCCATTCAATCTCTACGCCGCATGAAAAGCATGATTACCGCAGAGGTAAGGCGCCGTGGCTTACAAAATAATATAAAGCTAGGCTCAGGCGGTATTAGAGAGATTGAATTTATTGCCCAGGTGTTTCAACTGATTCGAGGAGGACGCGAGCCAAGCTTACGTGGGCGAGGTTTGTTGCCAACTCTAGATGCTATAAAAGAGCAAGGATTACTTGAGGTTGAAGAGGTCAATGGTTTAACTCAGGCGTACCTGTTTTTACGCAAGCTAGAAAATCTGCTGCAAGCGGAAGAAGACAAGCAAACTCAAACCTTACCGGATACACCATCAAGACAATTGCAGCTTGCAACTGTGATGGGATTTGAATCGTATGCGGCAATGTTAGAACAGCTACAACAACATACCTCACACGTACATCAGGTCTTTGAGGATCTGATTGGAGGAGAAGACGAGCAACAACAAGGTGTCGAACCTGTATTTGTTGAGAGCTGGGCGTTAGCCAGTGATCAAGCCGCATTAGAGTCTATCTTCGATGAGTGTAAAGAGAAGCTAACAGAGAAACTCCCCTCTGAGTTGGCTCAAACCCTGCACCACTTTAAAAAAGAGCTAGGAAAGAAAACTCTTGGTCCTAGAGGTCGAGAGGTTTTAAATCGTTTAATGCCCAAAGTATTGTCTAGTATCTGCAATCACCCAGAAGGGGAGTTTGGCTTAGAGCGAGTGCTTAGTGTACTTTCAAAGATTATAACCCGCACCACTTACTTAGAGCTGCTTGATGAACATACAGCTGCACTCGAACAGCTGGTACGCCTGTGCACCGCAAGCCCAATGATTACTGAACTTCTAGGGCGATATCCGGTTCTGCTTGATGAGCTGCTCGACCCACAGCAGCTGTATCGTCCGATTGAATTAAGTAGCTATAAAGCTGAGTTGCGTGATTATCTAACCCGTATTCCTGAAGAGGATATGGAGCAGCAGATGGAAGCACTAAGGCAATTCAAGCAAACCTGTATCTTGCGTATTGCGGCTGCAGATATTGCGGGAGTCTTACCCGTAATGAAGGTGAGCGATCACCTAACGTATCTTGCTGAAGCAGTTGTAGAGCAAGTGATTAATCAAGCATGGTTTCAGATGAAGGCCAAGTATGGTGAGCCTAACCACCTTGATCAAGGCAAGGGGTTTGCAGTATTGGGCTACGGCAAAGTAGGTGGTTGGGAGCTGGGGTACAACTCAGATCTAGATGTAGTATTTGTCCATAATTGTCCAGTATCGTCCTATACCAACGGTGAAAAGAGTATTGATGGGCGACAGTTCTATCTGCGGTTTGCCCAGCGTATCGTGCATCTATTTTCAACTCGAACTGCCTCTGGCGTATTGTATGAAGTCGATACCCGTCTGCGACCATCGGGAGCATCTGGTTTGATGGTGAGCCCAATTGATGCATTTGATGATTATCAACAGCAAGATGCATGGACATGGGAGCATCAAGCCTTAGTGAGAGCCAGAGCCATTTATGGTGATGAGGCACTCGTTACAGAGTTTAATAATGTAAGGCGTAACGTTTTACAAACCGCTCGCGATAGCGATGACCTTAAACAGCAGGTTGTCGAGATGAGAGAGAAAATGCGTGACCATCTCGGTGGTAAGAAATCACAACGATTCATGCTCAAACAAGATCAAGGTGGTATTACTGATATTGAATTTTTGACTCAATATTGGGTGTTAAATTTTAGCCACGCTTATCCTGAATTAACTGTGTGGTCGGATAATGTTCGTATTTTGGCAAGCTTAGTTGATGCCGGATTATTGGATCAGCAACAGGCGACGCGACTTACCAGTGCTTATACTTTGATGAGAAATGAGATCCATCGGCGTAATCTATTGGATCTTGATGCGGACGTTTCATCTACTAAATTTGAGCAAGAACGTCTATGGGTTAGTGATGCATGGCGTCACTGGATGATGAGTTGA
- the hldE gene encoding bifunctional D-glycero-beta-D-manno-heptose-7-phosphate kinase/D-glycero-beta-D-manno-heptose 1-phosphate adenylyltransferase HldE, whose protein sequence is MKPILPDYSKAGVLIIGDVMLDRYWYGPTGRISPEAPVPVVKVENNEERPGGAANVAMNIAALGGVTNLVGLTGIDEPARVLTEKLSALKVSCDFVSLPDYPTITKLRVMSRGQQLIRLDFEDKFSDIDEEAVLSRMDLSLHKAKAVILSDYAKGALEHSQAMIAKAREAGVPVFIDPKGADFERYRGATLLTPNMTEFEHVVGPVANDEELIEKGLALVEKFDFEALLVTRSENGMTLIRKGCEAFHLPTQAQEVYDVTGAGDTVISVLAASVAAGKSLQEACALANAAAGVVVGKLGTSTLSTIELAEAVHGSQDTDYGVIAESALIEAVRKAQAKGENVVMTNGCFDILHAGHVSYLNHAAKLGDRLIVAVNTDDSVKRLKGPARPVNPTDRRMAVLAGLGAVDWVVPFSEDTPQRLISEILPDLLVKGGDYKPEEIAGGKEVIAAGGSVEVLNFEDGCSTTEIIEAIKGKK, encoded by the coding sequence ATGAAACCGATTCTTCCCGATTATAGCAAAGCGGGTGTACTGATCATTGGTGATGTTATGCTAGATCGCTATTGGTACGGCCCTACGGGACGAATTTCACCAGAAGCACCAGTGCCTGTGGTGAAAGTAGAGAATAACGAGGAGCGTCCTGGTGGTGCGGCAAACGTAGCGATGAATATTGCAGCACTAGGAGGGGTAACTAACCTAGTTGGGCTGACTGGTATTGATGAGCCCGCTCGCGTACTTACTGAAAAGCTATCCGCGTTGAAAGTAAGCTGTGACTTTGTTTCGCTTCCGGACTACCCAACCATTACTAAATTACGAGTAATGAGTCGTGGACAGCAGCTGATCCGTCTTGATTTTGAAGATAAATTTAGCGACATTGATGAAGAAGCCGTGCTTTCACGTATGGATCTTTCACTACACAAAGCCAAAGCTGTGATTCTTTCAGACTATGCTAAGGGCGCACTTGAGCACTCTCAAGCAATGATTGCTAAGGCTCGTGAGGCGGGTGTTCCCGTATTTATCGACCCCAAGGGTGCAGACTTTGAACGCTATCGTGGTGCAACGCTATTAACGCCAAACATGACTGAGTTTGAGCATGTTGTAGGGCCTGTAGCCAACGATGAAGAGCTGATTGAGAAGGGCCTGGCTCTTGTTGAAAAATTTGATTTTGAAGCCCTGCTAGTGACTCGTAGTGAGAATGGCATGACCTTGATTCGCAAAGGTTGTGAGGCATTCCATCTGCCAACCCAAGCACAAGAGGTTTACGACGTTACAGGCGCGGGTGATACAGTAATATCTGTGCTTGCAGCATCAGTTGCAGCTGGAAAATCCTTACAAGAAGCGTGTGCGCTAGCTAATGCTGCCGCTGGGGTTGTAGTTGGTAAGCTTGGTACATCGACGCTTTCAACCATTGAGTTAGCAGAAGCGGTTCATGGTTCACAAGATACTGACTATGGCGTCATTGCAGAGTCAGCATTGATTGAAGCGGTACGTAAGGCGCAAGCCAAGGGTGAAAATGTCGTTATGACTAATGGCTGCTTTGATATCCTGCATGCAGGACACGTGTCCTATTTAAATCATGCGGCTAAGCTAGGTGATAGGCTGATTGTGGCGGTTAATACCGATGATTCAGTTAAACGGCTTAAAGGGCCAGCTCGTCCGGTTAACCCAACGGATCGCCGTATGGCAGTATTGGCTGGCTTAGGTGCTGTAGACTGGGTTGTGCCTTTCTCTGAAGATACCCCGCAACGCTTGATTTCCGAGATATTGCCTGATCTTTTAGTTAAGGGTGGTGACTACAAACCGGAAGAGATCGCAGGTGGTAAAGAGGTTATTGCCGCTGGTGGTAGCGTCGAGGTTTTAAACTTTGAAGATGGCTGCTCGACGACAGAGATTATCGAAGCGATTAAAGGCAAAAAATAA
- the tolC gene encoding outer membrane channel protein TolC — MKKVLSVLIAASLGTLSISASAENLAEIYKQAQDNDPQLLRSAAQRDAAFEAVSSSRAPLLPQISLTAAYNYGEGYFGEETNAFTAGVGLSQELYQRSSWVTLETSEKQARQQDSAYAAQKQNLILRVATAYFEVLRAQDGLEFVQAEKKAVARQLDQEKQRFDVGLSAITNVHEAQAEYDSVLAAEVTAKNSLVNSYESLREITGQGHNNLDVLDVKRFSASPAAKSTDKLVEQAQSENLSLLAARINQDIARDNIKLASSGHLPSLTFNADAGYANGTLSGTTDVDDTKYNLGINLSVPLYTGGNVSAQVKQAEYNYVAVSEDLEASYRSVVKTVRASKNNIDATLGSIKAYEQSLVSAESALAAVETGYEVGSRTIVDVLDFTRRVFEAKRNLSDARYNYVISVLQLKQAVGTLSEQDVLDINTGLIPATSATKEDS; from the coding sequence ATGAAAAAAGTGCTATCTGTTTTGATCGCAGCTTCGCTCGGAACACTTTCTATTTCAGCCTCGGCCGAAAACCTAGCTGAAATATACAAGCAAGCTCAAGATAACGATCCTCAATTACTTCGCTCAGCAGCGCAGCGTGATGCAGCTTTCGAAGCTGTATCTTCCTCAAGAGCCCCACTCTTACCACAAATTTCACTAACTGCAGCCTACAACTATGGCGAGGGTTATTTTGGTGAAGAGACCAATGCGTTCACCGCTGGTGTCGGCTTGAGTCAAGAACTGTATCAGCGCTCTAGTTGGGTTACTCTCGAAACTTCTGAGAAGCAGGCGCGTCAACAAGACTCCGCTTATGCTGCACAAAAACAAAACCTGATTCTACGTGTTGCAACAGCCTACTTTGAAGTCCTTAGGGCTCAAGATGGCCTAGAGTTTGTTCAAGCAGAGAAAAAGGCCGTTGCTCGCCAATTAGACCAAGAGAAGCAGCGCTTTGATGTTGGTCTATCTGCAATTACTAACGTACACGAAGCACAAGCTGAATACGATAGCGTACTTGCAGCAGAAGTCACTGCAAAAAACAGCCTAGTAAACAGCTATGAATCACTACGTGAAATCACAGGTCAAGGCCATAACAACCTCGATGTGCTGGATGTAAAACGCTTCTCAGCGTCACCGGCTGCTAAATCTACTGATAAACTTGTCGAACAGGCTCAATCAGAAAACTTGAGCTTATTGGCCGCTCGTATCAATCAAGATATCGCTCGCGACAACATTAAGCTAGCAAGCTCTGGTCACCTGCCTTCATTGACCTTCAATGCAGATGCAGGCTATGCCAACGGTACCCTAAGTGGTACTACTGATGTGGATGATACCAAGTACAACCTAGGTATTAACCTTTCAGTGCCACTGTATACCGGTGGTAATGTTTCAGCTCAAGTTAAGCAAGCTGAATACAACTATGTGGCAGTAAGTGAAGACCTAGAAGCCTCTTACCGCTCAGTAGTAAAAACTGTTCGCGCCTCTAAGAACAACATCGATGCGACCCTAGGCTCGATTAAAGCCTATGAGCAGTCTCTAGTATCCGCTGAATCTGCATTAGCCGCTGTAGAAACTGGCTACGAAGTAGGTTCGCGTACTATCGTTGATGTTCTAGACTTTACTCGTCGCGTATTTGAGGCGAAACGAAATCTATCAGATGCTCGCTATAACTACGTGATCAGCGTATTACAGCTAAAACAGGCCGTTGGTACGCTAAGTGAGCAAGACGTATTGGATATCAATACTGGGTTAATTCCTGCTACTTCAGCAACGAAAGAAGACAGCTAA
- the nudF gene encoding ADP-ribose diphosphatase, with amino-acid sequence MSKRYSYPTFATQDVELIGQQSLYSGFFTLNKYKFKHKLFNGGWSNIVERELLERGHAVAMLPYDPVKDSVVLVEQIRVGALNQALPWQLEIVAGMLDKPNESPAEVAKREAMEESGLEVQDLQHITGYYPSAGGCSERIELFIGCVDAPNEGGVFGVASENEDIKVHIFSREQAYELVKNGTIENASSIMALQWLMLNYEQVRASWQN; translated from the coding sequence ATGAGCAAACGATATAGCTATCCAACATTCGCTACACAAGATGTCGAACTTATAGGTCAACAGTCTCTGTATAGCGGGTTTTTTACGCTTAATAAATATAAGTTTAAGCATAAGCTATTTAATGGTGGGTGGAGTAATATCGTTGAGCGTGAACTATTAGAAAGAGGTCATGCGGTCGCTATGTTGCCTTATGATCCGGTAAAAGACAGCGTTGTTTTGGTGGAACAAATTCGAGTGGGAGCTCTTAATCAAGCTCTGCCGTGGCAACTTGAAATTGTAGCCGGAATGCTAGATAAACCCAATGAGTCCCCAGCTGAAGTTGCCAAACGAGAAGCCATGGAAGAATCTGGTTTGGAAGTACAAGATCTGCAGCATATCACTGGATATTACCCATCGGCAGGCGGTTGCTCTGAGCGAATAGAGCTATTTATTGGGTGCGTAGACGCGCCTAATGAAGGTGGGGTTTTTGGTGTTGCATCTGAAAATGAAGATATCAAAGTGCATATTTTTAGCCGTGAGCAAGCCTATGAGCTGGTTAAAAATGGTACAATTGAGAATGCATCTTCGATTATGGCTTTACAGTGGTTGATGCTAAATTATGAACAGGTGAGAGCATCATGGCAAAATTAG
- a CDS encoding DUF1249 family protein, which produces MAKLASNKEYHVDFAGLMRLYETNYAKLNALLPANHEVGDARTYQVQSQVYQINVMEVTRYTTLVDVFQCDQVPVFPLPHMTVRLYHDAKVAEVCASEKMRVIHARYDYPNARMMQKDEKHQLNQFLGDWLTFCLKMGISREPLL; this is translated from the coding sequence ATGGCAAAATTAGCATCTAATAAGGAGTATCATGTAGACTTTGCAGGTCTTATGCGATTGTATGAGACTAATTATGCGAAGTTGAATGCATTACTTCCTGCAAATCATGAGGTTGGTGACGCTCGAACTTATCAGGTTCAATCACAGGTATATCAAATAAATGTGATGGAAGTGACCCGATACACCACCCTCGTTGATGTTTTTCAGTGTGATCAAGTTCCCGTTTTTCCACTTCCGCATATGACTGTACGCCTTTATCACGATGCTAAGGTTGCAGAAGTGTGTGCAAGTGAAAAAATGAGAGTAATACACGCTCGATATGACTACCCCAACGCAAGAATGATGCAAAAAGATGAAAAGCATCAGTTGAATCAATTTCTTGGGGACTGGTTGACATTCTGCTTGAAGATGGGAATTAGCCGTGAGCCGCTACTTTAG